The following proteins come from a genomic window of Plectropomus leopardus isolate mb chromosome 11, YSFRI_Pleo_2.0, whole genome shotgun sequence:
- the sin3aa gene encoding SIN3 transcription regulator family member Aa isoform X1 has translation MKRRLEDQETVFASQQRRLAGNAEAFQHRVLAPAPAPAVYEAVSDNMQPTAGVQYSVPQGYQVSLLSQVPTVAQNSAGHGHTPSPAVHGGSHHHSPAVQSHGPSVMSGHSHTAAPQASAQGQQFQRLKVEDALSYLDQVKLQFGNQPQVYNDFLDIMKEFKSQSIDTPGVISRVSQLFKGHPDLIMGFNTFLPPGYKIEVQTNDLVNVTTPGQIHHITPHGISVQNIPITGAATQHPPQLPSAAATTAPPLLTQSTPAKMNKPLQPQALTSSSQSNPSIPAYTSPRSPPMQLHPPLSGTPTGPPMQNNQPVEFNHAINYVNKIKNRFQGQPDIYKAFLEILHTYQKEQRNAKEAGGNYTPALTEQEVYAQVARLFKNQEDLLSEFGQFLPDANSSVLLNKTTAEKAESVRNDHGGTAKKLQLNNKQRPNQNGCQIRRHPTPGTTPPVKKKPKLLNLKDSSVAEASKHGVGTESLFFEKVRKALRSAEAYDNFLRCLVIFNQEVISRAELVQLALPFLGKFPELFNWFKNFLGYREMSHIETYPKERATEGIAMEIDYASCKRLGSSYRALPKSYQQPKCTGRTPLCKEVLNDTWVSFPSWSEDSTFVSSKKTQYEEHIYRCEDERFELDVVLETNLATIRVLETVQRKLSRMSAEEQAKFRLDNTMGGSSEVVHRKAIQRIYGDKAPDIIDGLKKNPAVSVPIVLKRLKTKEEEWREAQRGFNKIWREQNEKYYLKSLDHQGINFKQNDTKVLRSKSLLNEIESIYDERQEQASEENATPPIGPHLTLAYEDSQILEDAAALIIHHVKRQTSIQKEDKYKIKQIIYHFIPDMLFSQRGELSDVEEEEEEEEMDLEEGASKKHNGVPGNRSPSKSKLLFSNTAAQKLRGSDDAYNLFYVNNNWYIFLRLHQTLCSRLLRLYGQAERQIEDEVRERDWEREVLGLKKEKNDNPAIQLRLKEPMDIEVEDYYSAFLEMVRNLLDGNMEASQYEDSLREMFTIHAYIAFTMDKLIQSIVRQLQHIVSDEICVQVTDLYLSESANGASGGTMSTQSSRSSAEAMYQRKAEQLMSDENCFKVMFSRNRGQVQLTVELLDTEEENSDEPMEAERWSDYVGRYLNPDSTTPELREHLAQKPVFLPRNLRRIRKYQRGREQLDKEACEGGKKAMEKEKMECMFKLNSYKMVYVFKSEDYMYRRTALMRAHQSHERVSTRLHKRFQAWVDMWAKEHVTRDMSAETNKWLMGETRDGLLPCTTSRHPEILHFMNINKYRVKYGPPSKAP, from the exons ATGAAGCGGCGACTGGAGGATCAGGAAACGGTTTTTGCGTCCCAGCAGCGGCGCCTCGCTGGCAACGCGGAGGCTTTCCAGCATCGTGTCCTGGCCcctgctccagctccagctgTGTATGAGGCCGTGTCGGACAACATGCAGCCCACAGCAGGCGTCCAGTACTCCGTCCCCCAGGGATACCAG GTGTCTCTGCTTTCCCAGGTTCCCACCGTGGCCCAAAACAGTGCCGGACATGGGCACACTCCGAGCCCAGCCGTCCATGGCGGGTCCCACCACCACAGCCCGGCAGTCCAGTCCCATGGGCCTTCAGTGATGTCAGGGCACAGCCATACAGCTGCACCTCAAGCCTCTGCACAGGGCCAGCAGTTCCAGAGGCTCAAG GTGGAAGATGCTTTGTCTTACTTGGATCAAGTGAAACTGCAGTTTGGCAACCAGCCTCAGGTCTACAATGACTTTCTGGATATAATGAAAGAGTTCAAGTCTCAAAG TATTGACACCCCCGGGGTCATCAGCAGAGTGTCACAGCTTTTCAAAGGTCACCCCGACCTCATCATGGGCTTCAACACCTTCCTGCCGCCGGGCTACAAGATCGAGGTCCAGACCAACGACCTGGTCAATGTGACCACTCCTGGTCAGATCCACCACATCACCCCGCATGGCATTTCAGTCCAGAACATCCCCATAACAGGAGCAGCTACACAGCATCCGCCCCAGCTCCCATCTGCTGCCGCCACCACCGCCCCGCCCCTCCTGACGCAATCCACCCCTGCCAAGATGAACAAG CCTCTCCAGCCCCAGGCGTTGACATCGAGCAGTCAGAGCAATCCGTCCATCCCCGCGTACACCTCTCCTCGCTCCCCCCCCATGCAGCTCCACCCGCCACTCAGTGGGACCCCCACTGGGCCACCCATGCAGAACAACCAGCCTGTGGAGTTCAACCACGCCATCAACTACGTCAACAAGATCAAGAACCGCTTCCAGGGCCAGCCTGACATCTACAAGGCCTTCCTGGAGATCCTCCACACGTACCAG AAAGAGCAGCGTAACGCGAAGGAGGCTGGTGGAAACTACACACCGGCTCTGACGGAGCAGGAGGTGTATGCTCAGGTTGCCAGGCTCTTCAAGAACCAAGAGGACCTGCTCTCAGAGTTTGGACAATTTCTTCCTGACGCCAACAGTTCTGTG CTATTAAATAAGACCACAGCGGAGAAGGCAGAGTCTGTACGGAACGACCACGGTGGAACTGCCAAAAAGCTGCAgctcaacaacaaacagaggCCCAATCAGAACGGTTGCCAGATCCGTCGTCATCCAACTCCAGGGACCACGCCCCCTGTCAAG AAGAAGCCCAAGTTACTGAATTTGAAAGATTCCTCGGTGGCAGAGGCCAGCAAACATGGAGTCGGGACAGAATCTTTGTTCTTTGAAAAG GTGCGCAAAGCCCTGCGAAGTGCAGAGGCCTACGACAACTTCCTGCGGTGTCTGGTGATCTTCAATCAGGAGGTGATCTCCAGGGCTGAACTGGTGCAGCTGGCTCTGCCCTTTTTAGG AAAATTCCCCGAGCTGTTCAACTGGTTTAAAAACTTTCTGGGATATCGGGAAATGTCCCACATCGAAACGTACCCTAAGGAACGGGCCACCGAGGGCATCGCCATGGAGATTGATTATGCTTCCTGTAAGAGACTTGGCTCCAGCTACAGAGCTCTGCCCAAAAGCTACCAACAGCCCAAGTGCACCGGCAGAACTCCACTTTGTAAAGAG GTCTTAAATGATACCTGGGTCTCCTTCCCCTCCTGGTCTGAGGACTCCACGTTTGTCAGCTCCAAGAAGACTCAGTACGAGGAGCACATCTACAGATGTGAGGATGAACGCTTTGAG TTGGACGTAGTTCTGGAGACAAACCTGGCTACCATCAGAGTCCTGGAGACGGTACAGAGGAAGTTGTCCCGCATGTCAGCGGAGGAGCAGGCCAAGTTCCGCTTGGACAACACGATGGGCGGCTCTTCAGAGGTCGTACACCGAAAGGCCATCCAGAGGATATACGGAGACAAGGCACCCGACATCATCGACGGCCTGAAGAAAAACCCAGCTGTGTCTGTCCCCATAGTGTTAAAGAG ATTAAAGACCAAGGAGGAAGAGTGGCGGGAAGCCCAGCGAGGCTTCAACAAGATCTGGAGGGAACAGAACGAGAAGTATTACCTCAAGTCTCTCGACCATCAAGGCATCAACTTCAAACAGAACGACACCAAAGTGCTTCGATCCAAGTCCCTGCTGAATGAAATCGAAAGCATTTATGACGAG CGCCAAGAGCAGGCGTCCGAGGAGAACGCCACTCCACCCATAGGCCCCCACCTGACGCTGGCGTACGAGGACAGCCAGATCCTGGAGGACGCAGCTGCACTCATCATCCACCACGTCAAGCGGCAGACCAGCATTCAGAAGGAGGACAAATACAAGATCAAGCAGATCATCTACCACTTCATCCCCGACATGCTGTTCTCCCAGCGGGGCGAGCTCTCCGatgtagaggaggaggaggaggaagaggagatggaTCTGGAGGAAGGCGCCTCCAAAAAGCACAACGGCGTCCCTGGAAACAGAAGCCCCTCCAAGTCCAAGCTGCTGTTCAGCAACACGGCGGCACAGAAGCTGCGTGGCTCAGACGACGCTTACAACCTTTTCTACGTCAACAACAACTGGTACATCTTCCTGCGGCTGCACCAGACGTTGTGCTCGCGTCTGCTGCGGCTGTACGGGCAGGCGGAGCGGCAGATCGAAGACGAGGTTAGGGAACGAGACTGGGAGAGGGAAGTCCTGGGACTGAAGAAGGAGAAGAACGACAATCCGGCCATCCAGCTGAGACTGAAAGAGCCCA TGGACATTGAGGTGGAAGATTACTACTCCGCCTTCTTGGAGATGGTGAGGAATTTGTTGGATGGAAACATGGAAGCTTCTCAGTATGAGGACTCGCTGAGGGAAATGTTCACCATTCACGCATACATCGCCTTCACAATGGACAAACTCATCCAAAGCATTGTACGGCAG CTCCAGCACATCGTGAGTGATGAGATCTGCGTCCAGGTAACGGACCTCTACCTTTCAGAGAGCGCGAATGGTGCCAGTGGAGGAACCATGTCCACTCAGTCTTCAAGGAGCTCTGCGGAGGCCATGTACCAGCGAAAAGCTGAGCAGCTCATGTCTGATGAGAACTGCTTCAAG GTGATGTTTTCGAGGAACAGAGGGCAGGTGCAGCTCACGGTGGAGCTTCtcgacacagaggaggagaactCGGACGAGCCAATGGAGGCCGAG CGTTGGTCTGATTATGTTGGACGCTACTTAAACCCTGATTCCACCACGCCTGAGTTAAGAGAGCACCTCGCTCAGAAGCCAGTTTTTCTTCCCAG AAATCTGAGACGGATCAGGAAGTACCAAAGGGGTCGAGAGCAGCTGGACAAGGAGGCGTGCGAGGGCGGCAAGAAAGCCatggaaaaggagaaaatggaGTGCATGTTCAAACTCAACTCTTACAAGATGGTGTACGTCTTTAAGTCTGAGGATTACATGTACCGACGCACTGCCCTGATGCGAGCTCACCAG TCACATGAGCGGGTGAGCACACGACTGCACAAACGCTTCCAGGCCTGGGTGGACATGTGGGCTAAGGAGCACGTCACCCGCGACATGAGCGCCGAAACCAATAAGTGGCTGATGGGCGAGACGCGCGACGGTCTGTTACCCTGCACCACCAGCCGCCATCCAGAGATCCTTCACTTCATGAACATCAACAAGTACCGCGTCAAATACGGCCCGCCCAGCAAGGCGCCGTAG
- the sin3aa gene encoding SIN3 transcription regulator family member Aa isoform X2 yields MKRRLEDQETVFASQQRRLAGNAEAFQHRVLAPAPAPAVYEAVSDNMQPTAGVQYSVPQGYQVPTVAQNSAGHGHTPSPAVHGGSHHHSPAVQSHGPSVMSGHSHTAAPQASAQGQQFQRLKVEDALSYLDQVKLQFGNQPQVYNDFLDIMKEFKSQSIDTPGVISRVSQLFKGHPDLIMGFNTFLPPGYKIEVQTNDLVNVTTPGQIHHITPHGISVQNIPITGAATQHPPQLPSAAATTAPPLLTQSTPAKMNKPLQPQALTSSSQSNPSIPAYTSPRSPPMQLHPPLSGTPTGPPMQNNQPVEFNHAINYVNKIKNRFQGQPDIYKAFLEILHTYQKEQRNAKEAGGNYTPALTEQEVYAQVARLFKNQEDLLSEFGQFLPDANSSVLLNKTTAEKAESVRNDHGGTAKKLQLNNKQRPNQNGCQIRRHPTPGTTPPVKKKPKLLNLKDSSVAEASKHGVGTESLFFEKVRKALRSAEAYDNFLRCLVIFNQEVISRAELVQLALPFLGKFPELFNWFKNFLGYREMSHIETYPKERATEGIAMEIDYASCKRLGSSYRALPKSYQQPKCTGRTPLCKEVLNDTWVSFPSWSEDSTFVSSKKTQYEEHIYRCEDERFELDVVLETNLATIRVLETVQRKLSRMSAEEQAKFRLDNTMGGSSEVVHRKAIQRIYGDKAPDIIDGLKKNPAVSVPIVLKRLKTKEEEWREAQRGFNKIWREQNEKYYLKSLDHQGINFKQNDTKVLRSKSLLNEIESIYDERQEQASEENATPPIGPHLTLAYEDSQILEDAAALIIHHVKRQTSIQKEDKYKIKQIIYHFIPDMLFSQRGELSDVEEEEEEEEMDLEEGASKKHNGVPGNRSPSKSKLLFSNTAAQKLRGSDDAYNLFYVNNNWYIFLRLHQTLCSRLLRLYGQAERQIEDEVRERDWEREVLGLKKEKNDNPAIQLRLKEPMDIEVEDYYSAFLEMVRNLLDGNMEASQYEDSLREMFTIHAYIAFTMDKLIQSIVRQLQHIVSDEICVQVTDLYLSESANGASGGTMSTQSSRSSAEAMYQRKAEQLMSDENCFKVMFSRNRGQVQLTVELLDTEEENSDEPMEAERWSDYVGRYLNPDSTTPELREHLAQKPVFLPRNLRRIRKYQRGREQLDKEACEGGKKAMEKEKMECMFKLNSYKMVYVFKSEDYMYRRTALMRAHQSHERVSTRLHKRFQAWVDMWAKEHVTRDMSAETNKWLMGETRDGLLPCTTSRHPEILHFMNINKYRVKYGPPSKAP; encoded by the exons ATGAAGCGGCGACTGGAGGATCAGGAAACGGTTTTTGCGTCCCAGCAGCGGCGCCTCGCTGGCAACGCGGAGGCTTTCCAGCATCGTGTCCTGGCCcctgctccagctccagctgTGTATGAGGCCGTGTCGGACAACATGCAGCCCACAGCAGGCGTCCAGTACTCCGTCCCCCAGGGATACCAG GTTCCCACCGTGGCCCAAAACAGTGCCGGACATGGGCACACTCCGAGCCCAGCCGTCCATGGCGGGTCCCACCACCACAGCCCGGCAGTCCAGTCCCATGGGCCTTCAGTGATGTCAGGGCACAGCCATACAGCTGCACCTCAAGCCTCTGCACAGGGCCAGCAGTTCCAGAGGCTCAAG GTGGAAGATGCTTTGTCTTACTTGGATCAAGTGAAACTGCAGTTTGGCAACCAGCCTCAGGTCTACAATGACTTTCTGGATATAATGAAAGAGTTCAAGTCTCAAAG TATTGACACCCCCGGGGTCATCAGCAGAGTGTCACAGCTTTTCAAAGGTCACCCCGACCTCATCATGGGCTTCAACACCTTCCTGCCGCCGGGCTACAAGATCGAGGTCCAGACCAACGACCTGGTCAATGTGACCACTCCTGGTCAGATCCACCACATCACCCCGCATGGCATTTCAGTCCAGAACATCCCCATAACAGGAGCAGCTACACAGCATCCGCCCCAGCTCCCATCTGCTGCCGCCACCACCGCCCCGCCCCTCCTGACGCAATCCACCCCTGCCAAGATGAACAAG CCTCTCCAGCCCCAGGCGTTGACATCGAGCAGTCAGAGCAATCCGTCCATCCCCGCGTACACCTCTCCTCGCTCCCCCCCCATGCAGCTCCACCCGCCACTCAGTGGGACCCCCACTGGGCCACCCATGCAGAACAACCAGCCTGTGGAGTTCAACCACGCCATCAACTACGTCAACAAGATCAAGAACCGCTTCCAGGGCCAGCCTGACATCTACAAGGCCTTCCTGGAGATCCTCCACACGTACCAG AAAGAGCAGCGTAACGCGAAGGAGGCTGGTGGAAACTACACACCGGCTCTGACGGAGCAGGAGGTGTATGCTCAGGTTGCCAGGCTCTTCAAGAACCAAGAGGACCTGCTCTCAGAGTTTGGACAATTTCTTCCTGACGCCAACAGTTCTGTG CTATTAAATAAGACCACAGCGGAGAAGGCAGAGTCTGTACGGAACGACCACGGTGGAACTGCCAAAAAGCTGCAgctcaacaacaaacagaggCCCAATCAGAACGGTTGCCAGATCCGTCGTCATCCAACTCCAGGGACCACGCCCCCTGTCAAG AAGAAGCCCAAGTTACTGAATTTGAAAGATTCCTCGGTGGCAGAGGCCAGCAAACATGGAGTCGGGACAGAATCTTTGTTCTTTGAAAAG GTGCGCAAAGCCCTGCGAAGTGCAGAGGCCTACGACAACTTCCTGCGGTGTCTGGTGATCTTCAATCAGGAGGTGATCTCCAGGGCTGAACTGGTGCAGCTGGCTCTGCCCTTTTTAGG AAAATTCCCCGAGCTGTTCAACTGGTTTAAAAACTTTCTGGGATATCGGGAAATGTCCCACATCGAAACGTACCCTAAGGAACGGGCCACCGAGGGCATCGCCATGGAGATTGATTATGCTTCCTGTAAGAGACTTGGCTCCAGCTACAGAGCTCTGCCCAAAAGCTACCAACAGCCCAAGTGCACCGGCAGAACTCCACTTTGTAAAGAG GTCTTAAATGATACCTGGGTCTCCTTCCCCTCCTGGTCTGAGGACTCCACGTTTGTCAGCTCCAAGAAGACTCAGTACGAGGAGCACATCTACAGATGTGAGGATGAACGCTTTGAG TTGGACGTAGTTCTGGAGACAAACCTGGCTACCATCAGAGTCCTGGAGACGGTACAGAGGAAGTTGTCCCGCATGTCAGCGGAGGAGCAGGCCAAGTTCCGCTTGGACAACACGATGGGCGGCTCTTCAGAGGTCGTACACCGAAAGGCCATCCAGAGGATATACGGAGACAAGGCACCCGACATCATCGACGGCCTGAAGAAAAACCCAGCTGTGTCTGTCCCCATAGTGTTAAAGAG ATTAAAGACCAAGGAGGAAGAGTGGCGGGAAGCCCAGCGAGGCTTCAACAAGATCTGGAGGGAACAGAACGAGAAGTATTACCTCAAGTCTCTCGACCATCAAGGCATCAACTTCAAACAGAACGACACCAAAGTGCTTCGATCCAAGTCCCTGCTGAATGAAATCGAAAGCATTTATGACGAG CGCCAAGAGCAGGCGTCCGAGGAGAACGCCACTCCACCCATAGGCCCCCACCTGACGCTGGCGTACGAGGACAGCCAGATCCTGGAGGACGCAGCTGCACTCATCATCCACCACGTCAAGCGGCAGACCAGCATTCAGAAGGAGGACAAATACAAGATCAAGCAGATCATCTACCACTTCATCCCCGACATGCTGTTCTCCCAGCGGGGCGAGCTCTCCGatgtagaggaggaggaggaggaagaggagatggaTCTGGAGGAAGGCGCCTCCAAAAAGCACAACGGCGTCCCTGGAAACAGAAGCCCCTCCAAGTCCAAGCTGCTGTTCAGCAACACGGCGGCACAGAAGCTGCGTGGCTCAGACGACGCTTACAACCTTTTCTACGTCAACAACAACTGGTACATCTTCCTGCGGCTGCACCAGACGTTGTGCTCGCGTCTGCTGCGGCTGTACGGGCAGGCGGAGCGGCAGATCGAAGACGAGGTTAGGGAACGAGACTGGGAGAGGGAAGTCCTGGGACTGAAGAAGGAGAAGAACGACAATCCGGCCATCCAGCTGAGACTGAAAGAGCCCA TGGACATTGAGGTGGAAGATTACTACTCCGCCTTCTTGGAGATGGTGAGGAATTTGTTGGATGGAAACATGGAAGCTTCTCAGTATGAGGACTCGCTGAGGGAAATGTTCACCATTCACGCATACATCGCCTTCACAATGGACAAACTCATCCAAAGCATTGTACGGCAG CTCCAGCACATCGTGAGTGATGAGATCTGCGTCCAGGTAACGGACCTCTACCTTTCAGAGAGCGCGAATGGTGCCAGTGGAGGAACCATGTCCACTCAGTCTTCAAGGAGCTCTGCGGAGGCCATGTACCAGCGAAAAGCTGAGCAGCTCATGTCTGATGAGAACTGCTTCAAG GTGATGTTTTCGAGGAACAGAGGGCAGGTGCAGCTCACGGTGGAGCTTCtcgacacagaggaggagaactCGGACGAGCCAATGGAGGCCGAG CGTTGGTCTGATTATGTTGGACGCTACTTAAACCCTGATTCCACCACGCCTGAGTTAAGAGAGCACCTCGCTCAGAAGCCAGTTTTTCTTCCCAG AAATCTGAGACGGATCAGGAAGTACCAAAGGGGTCGAGAGCAGCTGGACAAGGAGGCGTGCGAGGGCGGCAAGAAAGCCatggaaaaggagaaaatggaGTGCATGTTCAAACTCAACTCTTACAAGATGGTGTACGTCTTTAAGTCTGAGGATTACATGTACCGACGCACTGCCCTGATGCGAGCTCACCAG TCACATGAGCGGGTGAGCACACGACTGCACAAACGCTTCCAGGCCTGGGTGGACATGTGGGCTAAGGAGCACGTCACCCGCGACATGAGCGCCGAAACCAATAAGTGGCTGATGGGCGAGACGCGCGACGGTCTGTTACCCTGCACCACCAGCCGCCATCCAGAGATCCTTCACTTCATGAACATCAACAAGTACCGCGTCAAATACGGCCCGCCCAGCAAGGCGCCGTAG